A genomic segment from Aegilops tauschii subsp. strangulata cultivar AL8/78 chromosome 1, Aet v6.0, whole genome shotgun sequence encodes:
- the LOC109744270 gene encoding uncharacterized protein, whose translation MDPLPPSPVNWDSLDALVLDFVRSDRLIAPPASPSPPSSPSSSTTTATSSSPSTSTSSSYCSRILIRRARRALEAGDVDAALALLRAHAPAALLDHRLLFHLHKQRFVELVRRGTEVDREAALDCLRTALAPCALDAYPEAYEEFKHILLVLIYDQDDQSSPVVNEWSIKRRFELAGLLSSILRAHLQAYDPILSMSLRYLISIHKVFCSRQGVSSPISDLTERLLFEDRDPPAVTQECSVEAPPFDEVDVQALAHAVELTRQGAIDSLKFAKGDLYQAFQNELCRMKMDLSLLDKLVHEYCIYRGIVQGCSHALPGTADMQCSQNIDVSFINNQGANNEAQLDCESAGKQDDGCCTSDITHHDSWSKRLRRVRSSKSGQGRRKRWRGRADDLNYAFETPVDANRDTLSPAFDMDEDVVIGEHDSVLDTGLSDTRNMQDQKYEVILEMRDLTRKGMASKVVDEINSIDPDFFSQNPILLFQLKQVEFLKLVAAGDHVAALKVASAHLGPLAASNQALLKPLKETLVTLIQLNEDVLTKAVSLPVLASSLQLAISRRLGIEEPQLMKIVRTTLHTHTEWFKLQMCKDRFDHFLKIDSLKEIDPPVSRTMSKVLTDECGNGSSQITTCSSGKVLDEGSSPQESSEVVCDESAILKVMEFLALPRADAIQLLIQYSGNAETVIQQIFS comes from the exons ATGGACCCGCTGCCCCCTTCGCCGGTGAACTGGGACTCGCTCGACGCTCTCGTGCTCGACTTCGTCAGATCCGATCGCCTCATCGCCCCTCCCGCCTCCCCATCGCCGCCCTCATCCCcatcctcctccaccaccaccgccacctccTCATCCCCATCCACCTCGACCTCCTCGTCCTACTGCTCGCGCATCCTCATCCGCCGGGCCCGTCGCGCGCTCGAGGCCGGCGACGTCGACGCCGCCCTCGCGCTCCTCCGAGCTCACGCCCCTGCCGCGCTACTCGACCACCGCCTCCTCTTTCACCTACACAAGCAG AGATTCGTGGAGCTGGTGAGGCGGGGTACGGAGGTAGACAGGGAGGCGGCGCTCGACTGTCTCCGCACAGCTCTCGCACCCTGTGCTCTCGACGCCTACCCT GAAGCGTACGAGGAATTCAAACATATACTGCTGGTTTTGATATATGACCAAGATGATCAATCTTCCCCAGTCGTCAATGAG TGGTCTATAAAGAGGAGATTTGAACTTGCTGGGTTGCTATCATCCATATTAAGAGCTCATTTACAAGCTTATGATCCTATTCTCTCAATGTCCTTAAGATACTTAATAAG CATTCACAAAGTATTCTGCTCGCGCCAAGGAGTTTCATCACCTATATCTGATCTAACTGAGCGGCTACTCTTCGAGGACCGTGATCCGCCTGCAGTTACCCAGGAATGTTCAGTAGAAGCACCACCATTTGACGAG GTTGATGTTCAAGCCCTAGCACATGCGGTTGAGTTGACAAGACAAGGCGCTATCGACAGCTTGAAGTTTGCAAAAGGAGATTTGTATCAAGCATTTCAG AACGAACTGTGCCGAATGAAGATGGACCTGTCACTTCTGGATAAACTTGTACATGAGTACTGTATATACAGGGGAATTGTTCAAGGCTGTTCTCATGCCCTTCCTG GAACTGCTGACATGCAGTGCAGTCAAAACATTGATGTTAGTTTCATAAATAATCAAGGAGCCAACAATGAAGCACAGCTTGATTGTGAATCGGCTGGCAAGCAGGATGACGGTTGTTGCACCAGTGATATTACCCATCATGATTCCTGGTCGAAGAGATTACGCAGGGTTAGAAGCAGTAAATCAGGGCAGGGAAGGCGAAAGAGATGGAGAGGTCGAGCAGATGATCTTAATTATGCTTTTGAGACTCCAGTTGATGCAAATCGTGATACCTTGTCTCCTGCCTTTGACATGGACGAAGATGTTGTAATAGGAGAACAT GACTCTGTGTTAGATACTGGTTTGTCTGATACTAGGAATATGCAAGATCAGAAGTATGAGGTTATTTTAGAGATGAGGGACCTCACACGCAAAGGAATGGCTTCCAAAGTTGTGGATGAAATAAACAGCATAGATCCTGATTTCTTTTCGCAAAACCCTATTCTTCTGTTTCAGCTAAAACAG GTTGAATTTCTTAAGCTAGTAGCTGCTGGAGATCATGTAGCTGCTCTCAAGGTTGCATCTGCTCACCTGGGACCTCTTGCTGCCAGTAACCAAGCTTTACTGAAGCCTTTGAAGGAAACTTTGGTAACACTGATTCAACTCAATGAGGATGTACTCACAAAAGCAGTATCGTTGCCTGTTCTTGCAAGTTCTCTGCAG CTTGCGATAAGCAGGAGGCTTGGTATTGAAGAACCTCAACTGATGAAGATAGTCAGGACAACACTTCATACACACACCGAATGGTTTAAGCTTCAGATGTGCAAGGACCGTTTTGATCATTTTTTGAAGATTGATTCTCTAAAAGAGATTGATCCACCTGTGAGTCGCACTATGTCCAAGGTTCTTACAGATGAATGTGGAAATGGATCTTCTCAGATCACAACATGCTCAAGTGGCAAGGTGCTGGATGAAGGTAGTAGCCCTCAGGAGTCATCGGAAGTTGTCTGCGATGAAAGCGCTATACTCAAAGTTATG GAATTCCTTGCTTTGCCAAGGGCGGACGCCATCCAACTACTCATTCAGTATAGCGGAAATGCAGAGACAGTGATCCAACAAATCTTTTCATAG
- the LOC109744272 gene encoding flotillin-like protein 2 — translation MATFRVADASEYLAITGWGIDDVKLAKKAWVFVGQQCKKFSISPVNYEFEVHAMSAEKLPFILPAVFTIGPKITATGAEASDKRDLEAQLLLYAKLIAPLHRSRSHVHELVKGIIEGETRVLAADLTMEEIFKGTKTFKEKVFNRVQLELNQFGLVIYNANVKQLVDVPGHEYFSYLGQKTQQDAANQAKVDVAEARMKGEVGAKEREGLTRQNAAKVDAETKVLSVRQQGQGLKEEAKVKAEVQVFENAREADIAAAKAELAMKKAGFDKQAKVAEVEAAKAVAIREAELQMEVERKNAMRQTEKLKAEQLSKATVQYETQVQESNALFYSRQKAAEAALFEQMRTAEARKAQADAQFFEQKMAEDAKLYAKQKEAESLALLGRAKTEYAASMLQALGGNYYALRDYLMIDGGMYTEMASINAGAVNGMQPKISIWSNGAGADGAAANAGKEAAGGSALQQVAGVYKMLPPLLSTVHEQTGMLPPAWMGALPKDGAAN, via the exons ATGGCGACCTTCCGCGTCGCGGACGCGTCGGAGTACCTGGCCATCACCGGCTGGGGCATCGACGACGTCAAGCTCGCCAAGAAGGCGTGGGTCTTCGTGGGGCAGCAGTGCAAGAAGTTCAGCATCTCGCCGGTCAACTACGAGTTCGAGGTGCACGCCATGAGCGCCGAGAAGCTGCCCTTCATCCTCCCCGCCGTCTTCACCATCGGCCCCAAGATCACCGCCACCGGGGCAGAGGCGTCAGACAAGAGGGACCTTGAGGCGCAGCTCCTCCTCTACGCCAAGCTCATCGCCCCGCTGCACAGGTCGAGGAGCCACGTCCACGAGCTCGTCAAGGGGATCATCGAGGGCGAGACCCGCGTGCTCGCCGCCGACCTCACCATGGAGGAGATCTTCAAGGGGACCAAGACCTTCAAAGAGAAGGTCTTCAACAGGGTGCAGCTGGAGCTTAATCAGTTCGGACTCGTCATCTACAACGCCAACGTGAAGCAGCTGGTGGATGTGCCGGGGCACGAGTACTTCTCCTACCTCGGGCAGAAGACGCAGCAGGATGCCGCGAACCAGGCCAAGGTGGACGTGGCCGAGGCCCGGATGAAGGGAGAGGTGGGCGCCAAGGAGAGGGAGGGCCTGACTCGGCAGAACGCCGCCAAAGTGGATGCTGAAACCAAGGTGCTGTCGGTGCGGCAGCAGGGTCAGGGGCTCAAGGAGGAGGCCAAGGTGAAGGCCGAGGTGCAGGTGTTCGAGAATGCAAGGGAGGCCGACATCGCGGCGGCCAAGGCCGAGCTTGCCATGAAGAAGGCCGGATTTGACAAGCAGGCCAAGGTGGCTGAGGTTGAGGCGGCCAAGGCCGTCGCCATCCGCGAGGCCGAGCTCCAGATGGAGGTCGAGCGCAAGAACGCCATGCGCCAGACCGAGAAGCTCAAGGCCGAACAGCTCAGCAAGGCCACAGTGCAGTACGAGACACAG GTTCAAGAATCAAACGCGCTGTTCTACAGCAGGCAgaaggcggcggaggcggcgctgTTCGAGCAGATGAGGACGGCGGAGGCGCGCAAGGCGCAGGCCGACGCGCAGTTCTTCGAGCAGAAGATGGCCGAGGACGCCAAGCTGTACGCCAAACAGAAGGAGGCGGAGTCCCTGGCCCTGCTGGGCAGGGCCAAGACGGAGTACGCGGCGTCCATGCTCCAGGCGCTGGGCGGCAACTACTACGCCCTCAGGGACTACCTCATGATCGACGGCGGCATGTACACGGAGATGGCGAGCATCAACGCCGGCGCAGTCAACGGCATGCAGCCCAAGATCAGCATCTGGAGCAACGGCGCCggcgcggacggcgccgccgcgaATGCCGGCAAAGAGGCCGCTGGAGGCAGCGCCCTGCAGCAGGTGGCCGGGGTGTACAAGATGCTGCCGCCGCTTCTGTCAACGGTGCACGAGCAGACTGGGATGCTGCCGCCGGCGTGGATGGGCGCGCTGCCCAAGGACGGCGCCGCCAACTGA
- the LOC109744271 gene encoding small ribosomal subunit protein eS17x, with protein MGRVRTKTVKKTSRQVIEKYYSRMTLDFHTNKKVLEEVSILQSKRLRNKVAGFTTHLMRRIQRGPVRGISLKLQEEERERRMDFVPEKSALEVDEIRVDKETMDMLAFLGMADLPGVERAPETTSAAAPYRQPFNGPRGGNRA; from the coding sequence ATGGGTCGCGTCCGCACCAAGACCGTGAAGAAGACCTCCCGCCAGGTCATCGAGAAGTACTACTCTCGGATGACCCTCGACTTCCACACCAACAAGAAGGTGCTAGAGGAGGTCTCCATCCTCCAGTCGAAGCGCCTCCGCAACAAGGTGGCCGGCTTCACCACCCATCTGATGCGCCGCATCCAGCGCGGCCCCGTGCGCGGCATCTCCCTCAAGCTGCAGGAGGAGGAGCGTGAGCGCCGCATGGACTTCGTGCCGGAGAAGTCGGCGCTCGAGGTCGACGAGATCCGCGTCGACAAGGAGACCATGGACATGCTGGCGTTCCTCGGCATGGCTGACCTCCCCGGCGTCGAGCGCGCCCCCGAAACCACCTCTGCCGCCGCCCCCTACCGCCAGCCCTTCAACGGACCCCGCGGTGGCAACCGCGCCTAG